The following proteins come from a genomic window of Streptomyces liliiviolaceus:
- a CDS encoding nuclear transport factor 2 family protein, whose amino-acid sequence MSTTDSPTSPTATEDKFAVVETLYRYAAGLDLRDKDLLASAFADDAVADFGPATKKAGQEYPPIKGGKTIATALLGSLGHLDTTHSLSNPRVSLDGDTAHLEGIMACQHLPRTDHSRHVLMTNRYDVELARQGEVWVVQHLTVDNAWTEGDASVLAGI is encoded by the coding sequence GTGTCGACGACCGACAGCCCCACCTCTCCCACGGCGACCGAGGACAAGTTCGCCGTGGTGGAGACCCTCTACCGCTACGCCGCAGGTCTCGACCTGCGCGACAAGGACCTGCTCGCCTCCGCCTTCGCGGACGACGCGGTGGCCGACTTCGGTCCGGCCACGAAGAAGGCGGGCCAGGAGTACCCGCCGATCAAGGGCGGGAAGACCATCGCCACGGCCCTGCTGGGCTCGCTCGGCCACCTGGACACCACGCACTCGCTGAGCAACCCGCGGGTGAGCCTCGACGGCGACACGGCCCACCTCGAAGGCATCATGGCGTGCCAGCACCTGCCCCGTACGGACCACTCGCGCCACGTCCTGATGACCAACCGGTACGACGTGGAGCTGGCCAGGCAGGGTGAGGTATGGGTCGTCCAGCACCTCACCGTCGACAACGCCTGGACCGAGGGCGATGCCTCTGTCCTCGCCGGGATCTAG
- a CDS encoding VOC family protein has product MAFPTDPVPAVRYLAVTFDCAEPVELARFYSEALGLPVALTTDGFVLVGRQGTPGLGFYRVDDYRRPTWPDSSVPKQAHLDLGVDDLDAAEARLVALGAVTAGVQPLPDRRRILLDPAGHPFCITL; this is encoded by the coding sequence ATGGCTTTTCCCACAGATCCCGTTCCAGCGGTCCGCTATCTGGCCGTCACCTTCGACTGCGCGGAACCCGTCGAGCTGGCACGTTTTTACAGCGAGGCACTCGGCCTGCCCGTCGCCCTGACCACCGACGGCTTCGTCCTGGTGGGCCGCCAGGGCACACCAGGACTGGGCTTCTACCGCGTGGACGACTACCGCCGCCCCACCTGGCCGGACTCCTCCGTACCGAAACAGGCCCACCTCGACCTGGGCGTGGACGACCTGGACGCGGCCGAGGCCCGGCTCGTCGCTCTGGGAGCCGTCACGGCCGGGGTGCAACCGCTCCCCGACCGGCGCCGCATCCTGCTGGACCCCGCGGGGCACCCCTTCTGCATCACCCTCTGA
- a CDS encoding cupin domain-containing protein: MSIALVRNPGDGQDFRYYDNVIEQVATNAETSGAASVMRLTVGRADAPPLHTHSREDESWVVLSGRVRFWVGSTSLAECEVRDAEPGAYVYVSRLVPHTFQTITPTAEVLVINNPGAIEGLFHTVGPADAREDAEHTDLAADYGIVNHDNPPPAQ, translated from the coding sequence ATGAGCATTGCCCTCGTACGCAATCCGGGCGACGGCCAGGACTTCCGCTACTACGACAACGTCATCGAACAGGTGGCGACGAACGCCGAGACCAGCGGCGCGGCCAGCGTCATGCGGCTCACCGTGGGCCGCGCGGACGCGCCCCCGCTGCACACCCACAGCCGCGAGGACGAGAGCTGGGTGGTCCTGTCGGGCCGCGTCCGGTTCTGGGTCGGCTCGACCTCGCTGGCCGAGTGCGAGGTGCGGGACGCCGAGCCCGGCGCCTATGTCTACGTGTCCCGGCTGGTCCCGCACACCTTCCAGACGATCACGCCGACCGCGGAAGTCCTCGTCATCAACAACCCCGGAGCCATTGAAGGCCTCTTCCACACGGTCGGCCCCGCCGACGCACGGGAGGACGCCGAGCACACCGACCTCGCGGCGGACTACGGAATCGTCAACCACGACAACCCGCCCCCCGCCCAGTAA
- a CDS encoding TetR/AcrR family transcriptional regulator → MVSDQSPAVEADPRFTRSRRAIADALADLMQRKKSPPSVSALAEAAGIHRATFYNHFDSVEEAAVYVIADDFRALHDLNISDRRRGGEPAEVAVATLNAMLDTLKQRRSLFLLASTWRSSSGLMGIGDLLLEQLHALRRDLGIDERESGPQNSVEDVYTASGVHGVFSAAVGGNTDCDPEEIAVRLYALLPDWIHHPPQPATTTT, encoded by the coding sequence ATGGTGAGTGACCAGTCCCCGGCCGTCGAAGCGGATCCGCGCTTCACCCGCTCGCGACGGGCGATCGCGGACGCCCTGGCCGACCTCATGCAGCGGAAGAAGTCACCTCCTTCGGTCTCCGCCCTGGCGGAAGCCGCCGGCATTCACCGCGCCACCTTCTACAACCACTTCGACTCGGTCGAAGAGGCCGCGGTGTACGTGATCGCGGACGATTTCCGTGCCCTCCACGACCTGAACATCAGCGATCGACGGAGGGGCGGGGAGCCCGCCGAGGTGGCCGTGGCGACGCTGAACGCCATGCTCGACACCCTCAAGCAGCGCAGGAGCCTCTTCCTGCTGGCTTCGACGTGGCGGTCGTCCAGCGGGCTGATGGGTATCGGCGACCTGCTTCTCGAACAGCTCCACGCCCTCCGGCGCGACCTCGGCATCGACGAGCGGGAGTCCGGCCCGCAGAACTCGGTGGAGGACGTCTACACGGCCTCCGGAGTGCACGGAGTCTTCTCGGCGGCCGTCGGAGGCAACACCGACTGCGACCCCGAGGAGATCGCGGTCCGCCTGTACGCGCTGCTGCCCGACTGGATCCACCACCCACCGCAGCCGGCGACGACGACAACCTGA
- a CDS encoding nucleoside triphosphate pyrophosphohydrolase family protein: protein MNEKQAHDDRAGLVEAEDRALKVRAQYEQVEQQVLGRTWTLPELAIGFTNDAAYVGHLVLAAERTWGIDGDVDAELRHKLAECLWWVFVLADRLDVDMPEAYAATMDRIGDGLERTLRGMRA, encoded by the coding sequence ATGAACGAGAAGCAGGCGCACGACGACCGGGCCGGACTCGTCGAGGCCGAGGACAGGGCACTGAAGGTCAGGGCGCAGTACGAACAGGTCGAGCAGCAGGTGCTGGGCAGGACATGGACCCTGCCGGAGCTCGCGATCGGCTTCACCAACGACGCCGCCTATGTCGGCCACCTGGTGCTCGCCGCCGAGCGCACCTGGGGCATCGACGGTGACGTGGACGCCGAACTGCGGCACAAGCTGGCCGAATGCCTGTGGTGGGTCTTCGTCCTCGCGGACCGGCTCGACGTCGACATGCCGGAGGCGTACGCGGCCACGATGGACCGCATCGGCGACGGCCTGGAACGGACGCTGCGCGGCATGCGCGCGTAG
- a CDS encoding aldo/keto reductase, which yields MSLTSYRTLGRSGLRVSPLAFGAMNFDDGSWGSGPETSFGLLDHYLDAGGNFVDTANMYNGGASEETLGRYFAQRPGRRDRVVLATKFGGSMRADDPNSGGAGRKAIRAQLDASLRRLKTDYVDLYWMHQWDRHTPVEETLSTLTDLVRAGKINAIGLSNVPAWWVAEAAATARLRDWEPVAALQVEYSLLARSVEGETFGVARRFGLGITPWSPLASGVLSGKYARTATEVAGSGRTAYAAAYLTEATFVLLDALKSIADDLGTTVAAVALAWVRQRSEVTSTLVGARTQEQLAANLASLDVTLTEEQTGELSELTAPVLDYPHNMIESMVGFQQGDTTINGRAAKAFVR from the coding sequence ATGTCTCTCACCTCGTACCGCACCCTCGGCCGCTCCGGTCTGCGGGTCAGCCCGCTGGCCTTCGGCGCCATGAACTTCGACGACGGCAGCTGGGGCTCCGGCCCGGAGACCTCGTTCGGCCTGCTGGACCACTATCTCGACGCGGGCGGCAACTTCGTGGACACCGCCAACATGTACAACGGCGGCGCCTCCGAGGAGACCCTGGGCCGCTACTTCGCCCAGCGCCCCGGCCGCCGCGACCGTGTCGTCCTGGCGACGAAGTTCGGCGGCAGCATGCGGGCGGACGACCCCAACTCCGGCGGCGCCGGCCGCAAGGCGATCCGTGCCCAGCTGGACGCCTCCCTGCGCCGGCTGAAGACCGACTACGTCGACCTGTACTGGATGCACCAGTGGGACCGGCACACCCCCGTCGAGGAGACCCTGTCCACCCTCACCGATCTGGTGCGCGCCGGAAAGATCAACGCCATCGGTCTGTCCAACGTGCCCGCCTGGTGGGTCGCGGAGGCCGCCGCCACCGCCCGGCTGCGGGACTGGGAGCCCGTCGCCGCGCTCCAGGTCGAGTACTCGCTGCTCGCCCGCAGCGTCGAGGGCGAGACCTTCGGCGTCGCCCGCCGTTTCGGGCTCGGCATCACCCCGTGGAGCCCGCTGGCCAGCGGTGTCCTGTCCGGGAAGTACGCGCGCACCGCCACCGAGGTGGCCGGTTCCGGGCGCACGGCGTACGCCGCCGCCTACCTGACCGAAGCCACATTCGTCCTCCTGGACGCCCTGAAGTCGATCGCCGACGACCTCGGTACGACCGTGGCGGCGGTGGCGCTCGCCTGGGTCCGCCAGAGGTCGGAGGTGACATCAACGCTCGTCGGCGCCCGGACGCAGGAGCAGCTGGCCGCCAATCTCGCCTCGCTCGACGTCACGCTCACCGAGGAGCAGACCGGTGAGCTGAGCGAGCTCACGGCGCCGGTCCTCGACTACCCGCACAACATGATCGAGTCCATGGTCGGCTTCCAGCAGGGCGACACCACGATCAACGGCCGCGCCGCCAAGGCCTTCGTCCGCTGA
- a CDS encoding nuclear transport factor 2 family protein, which yields MSSARQIENLIARYSHLVDEGDFERFGALFENADFVSGEVSLRGGKAVEELIGARLVVHDDGTLRTRHITTNILIEVDEDDDSAEARSYYSILQAVPGLLPLQMVAAGRYHDRFERRDGTWSFARREVTIDFTGDTRYHLKAPQDA from the coding sequence ATGTCGAGCGCCCGACAGATCGAGAACCTCATCGCCCGCTACTCCCACCTCGTCGACGAGGGCGACTTCGAGCGGTTCGGCGCGCTCTTCGAGAACGCCGACTTCGTATCCGGCGAGGTGAGCCTTCGCGGCGGCAAGGCCGTCGAGGAGCTGATCGGCGCCAGGCTCGTGGTGCACGACGACGGGACCCTGCGTACCCGGCACATCACGACGAACATCCTGATCGAGGTCGACGAGGACGACGACAGCGCCGAGGCGCGCTCGTACTACAGCATTCTCCAGGCGGTGCCCGGTCTTCTGCCGCTGCAGATGGTCGCGGCAGGCCGGTACCACGACCGCTTCGAGCGACGCGACGGCACCTGGTCCTTCGCACGACGGGAGGTCACCATCGACTTCACCGGCGACACCCGCTACCACCTCAAGGCCCCGCAGGACGCCTGA
- a CDS encoding nuclear transport factor 2 family protein, translating into MSSNLRDKVVSYLLALEKPDWDTARALCADTATVWHNDGKGDETLDEYFDGLKRQIGSYESVRYDILRQLSQPGGVLQQHVVHVTGKDGRRGEVHAAVYFGFDDAELINRIEAYANYIPVGQDG; encoded by the coding sequence ATGAGCTCGAACCTCAGGGACAAGGTCGTCAGCTATCTCCTTGCCCTGGAGAAGCCCGACTGGGACACGGCGCGTGCCCTGTGCGCCGACACCGCCACCGTCTGGCACAACGACGGCAAGGGCGACGAGACCCTCGACGAGTACTTCGACGGGCTGAAGAGACAGATCGGATCCTATGAATCGGTCCGCTACGACATCCTCCGCCAGCTCTCCCAGCCGGGCGGGGTCCTCCAGCAGCACGTCGTGCACGTGACCGGGAAGGACGGCAGGCGCGGCGAGGTGCACGCCGCGGTCTACTTCGGATTCGACGACGCCGAACTGATCAACCGCATCGAGGCGTACGCGAACTACATCCCCGTCGGCCAGGACGGCTGA
- a CDS encoding MFS transporter: MSRFGGAGGGTTAPAGLIALALGGFGIGLTEFLIAGLLPQVASSFAVSEAAAGRLISGYALSVAVGAMVLTAATARLPRKQVLAGLVALFVVGNLLCAVAPDYEVMLLGRIVAALCHGSFFGIGSLVARGLVAPERKSRAVAVMFAGLTVANVLGVPFGALVGERWGWRAAFWSVTAIGVLALAGILALVPPDPAESRSATATTGGVRAQFRAFRSWQVWLTLTATALGYGGMFGAFTYIAYTFTEVGGFSSADVAWLLMVYGTGLVVGNIVGGRAADRDRDRALVLALLGLAVTLAAFGLLAHSAVASVVLVFLMGVFGFAGVPGMITRVTDHAHGAALAASANVSASNIGNALGAWLGGLALTAGLGYTAPLHVGAGITLIAFVVMAVAARLARTPGRRHENLRFDQRRRPRRDWRRHDGRSPHQ, encoded by the coding sequence ATGAGTCGATTCGGCGGGGCCGGGGGAGGGACGACGGCGCCGGCCGGGCTCATCGCGCTGGCGCTCGGCGGGTTCGGCATCGGCCTGACCGAGTTCCTGATCGCCGGTCTGCTGCCCCAGGTGGCGTCGAGCTTCGCGGTGTCCGAGGCGGCGGCGGGCCGGCTGATCTCCGGGTACGCGCTGAGTGTCGCCGTCGGTGCGATGGTGCTGACCGCGGCGACGGCCCGGCTGCCCCGCAAGCAGGTGCTGGCCGGCCTGGTGGCGTTGTTCGTCGTCGGCAACCTGCTCTGCGCCGTCGCGCCGGACTACGAGGTGATGCTGCTCGGGCGGATCGTCGCGGCGCTGTGCCACGGCTCGTTCTTCGGCATCGGCTCACTGGTCGCCCGCGGTCTGGTCGCGCCGGAGAGGAAGTCCCGCGCGGTGGCGGTCATGTTCGCCGGACTGACAGTTGCCAACGTGCTGGGCGTGCCCTTCGGCGCGCTCGTCGGCGAACGCTGGGGCTGGCGCGCCGCCTTCTGGTCGGTCACCGCGATCGGCGTACTCGCCCTCGCGGGCATCCTCGCCCTGGTGCCGCCGGACCCGGCGGAGTCACGGTCGGCCACGGCGACGACGGGCGGGGTACGGGCCCAGTTCCGCGCGTTCCGGTCCTGGCAGGTGTGGCTGACACTGACGGCCACCGCGCTCGGCTACGGCGGCATGTTCGGCGCGTTCACCTACATCGCCTATACGTTCACGGAGGTCGGCGGCTTCTCCTCGGCGGACGTCGCCTGGCTGCTCATGGTGTACGGGACCGGTCTGGTCGTCGGCAACATCGTCGGCGGGCGAGCGGCCGACCGTGACCGCGACCGCGCCCTGGTCCTCGCCCTGCTCGGACTCGCCGTCACCCTGGCCGCGTTCGGTCTGCTGGCCCACAGCGCCGTCGCATCGGTGGTCCTGGTGTTCCTGATGGGGGTGTTCGGGTTCGCCGGGGTGCCCGGCATGATCACCCGCGTCACCGACCACGCCCACGGGGCGGCGCTGGCGGCGAGCGCCAACGTGTCCGCGTCGAACATCGGCAACGCGCTCGGAGCCTGGCTCGGCGGCCTGGCCCTCACCGCGGGCCTCGGCTACACCGCCCCGCTCCACGTCGGCGCGGGAATCACCCTGATCGCCTTCGTGGTCATGGCCGTCGCCGCACGACTGGCCAGGACACCCGGGCGCCGCCACGAGAACCTCCGGTTCGACCAGCGGCGCCGGCCTCGACGAGACTGGAGGAGACACGACGGTCGTTCCCCCCACCAGTAG
- a CDS encoding NAD(P)/FAD-dependent oxidoreductase, with amino-acid sequence MNIVVRPKILVVGAGFAGVECVRRLERKLGPDEADLALVTPFSYQLYLPLLPQVASGVLTPQSIAVSLRRSRRYRTRIIPGGAIGVDVKAKVCVVRKITGEIVNERYDQIVLAPGSVTRTFDIPGLVDNARGMKTLAEAAYVRDHVISQLDIADASHDEAERAARLQFVVVGGGYAGTETAACLQRLTHNAVKRYPRLDPKLIKWHLIDIAPKLMPELGDKLGISALQILRRRGIEVSLGVSIEKAGPEEVTFTDGRVIPTHTLIWTAGVAASPLIATLGAETIKGRLAVSSEMSLRGHDGVFALGDAAAVPDEAKDVEGAVCPPTAQHAMRQGKHVADNVIAALRGQAMTPYVHKDLGLVVDLGGFDAVSKPLGVELRGLPALVAARGYHWGALRTNVAKARVATNWVLNSLAGDDFVRTGFQSRTPATLRDFEYTNAYLTPEEIRERTKAG; translated from the coding sequence ATGAACATCGTGGTACGACCGAAGATCTTGGTGGTGGGAGCGGGCTTCGCGGGAGTGGAGTGCGTCCGCCGCCTGGAGCGCAAACTGGGACCCGACGAGGCCGACCTGGCGCTGGTGACACCGTTCTCCTACCAGCTCTACCTGCCACTGCTGCCACAGGTCGCCTCCGGGGTGCTCACCCCGCAGTCCATCGCCGTGTCGCTGCGCCGCAGCCGCAGGTACCGCACCCGCATCATTCCCGGCGGTGCCATCGGCGTGGACGTGAAGGCGAAGGTCTGCGTCGTCCGCAAGATCACGGGCGAGATCGTCAACGAACGGTACGACCAGATCGTGCTGGCGCCGGGCAGCGTCACCCGTACCTTCGACATCCCGGGCCTCGTCGACAACGCCCGCGGGATGAAGACGCTCGCCGAGGCCGCGTACGTCCGTGACCATGTGATCTCGCAGCTCGACATCGCCGACGCCAGCCACGACGAGGCCGAGCGGGCGGCCCGGCTCCAGTTCGTGGTGGTGGGCGGCGGCTACGCCGGTACCGAGACGGCCGCGTGCCTGCAGCGTCTGACGCACAACGCCGTCAAGCGCTACCCGAGGCTCGACCCGAAGCTGATCAAGTGGCATCTGATCGACATCGCGCCGAAGCTGATGCCCGAACTGGGCGACAAACTCGGCATCAGCGCCCTGCAGATCCTGCGCAGGCGCGGCATCGAGGTCTCGCTGGGCGTGTCCATCGAGAAGGCGGGCCCCGAAGAGGTCACCTTCACCGACGGCCGGGTGATCCCCACCCACACGCTCATCTGGACCGCCGGAGTCGCGGCCAGCCCGCTCATCGCGACCCTGGGCGCCGAGACGATCAAGGGGCGCCTCGCGGTCAGCTCGGAGATGTCCCTTCGCGGCCACGACGGTGTCTTCGCACTCGGCGACGCCGCCGCCGTACCGGACGAAGCCAAGGACGTGGAGGGCGCCGTCTGCCCGCCGACCGCCCAGCACGCGATGCGCCAGGGCAAGCACGTCGCCGACAACGTCATCGCCGCGCTGCGCGGCCAGGCGATGACGCCGTACGTCCACAAGGACCTGGGACTCGTCGTCGACCTCGGCGGCTTCGACGCCGTGTCCAAGCCGCTCGGCGTCGAACTGCGCGGCCTGCCCGCCCTGGTCGCCGCCCGCGGCTACCACTGGGGGGCGCTGCGCACCAACGTGGCGAAGGCCCGGGTGGCGACGAACTGGGTGCTGAACTCCCTGGCCGGCGACGATTTCGTACGCACCGGATTCCAGTCGCGTACGCCCGCCACGCTGCGGGACTTCGAGTACACGAACGCGTATCTGACGCCGGAGGAGATCCGGGAGCGTACCAAGGCCGGGTGA
- a CDS encoding saccharopine dehydrogenase family protein, with the protein MSATPRLLVYGATGYTGKLVAEHAKESGLDIVVAGRDPERVKALGDELGVESRAFTLDDPALVRAALDGITVVLNVAGPFHRTARPLMDASIDQGVHYLDTTAEYDVFATARSRHAEATAAGVMVMSGVGWDVVPSDSVAAHAAARVTEPTALRLALKLLSATPEEARGLNLFSRGSIVSATEGIGDLGTLVRTDGDIVALPEPKVASFDFGDDGPEESVSVSMGDLITSHYALGIPSIEVYVQIGQPLPVDLDLAALPDGPTAREREVGRSKVVAEVTGRDGTVVRSLIDTPTGYRFTQLSSVEIARRVLAGSFTPGFQSPSSAYGPELALAVGDTQIKDL; encoded by the coding sequence ATGTCAGCCACCCCGCGCCTGCTCGTCTACGGAGCCACCGGATACACCGGGAAGCTCGTCGCCGAGCACGCCAAGGAGTCGGGCCTCGACATCGTCGTGGCCGGCCGCGACCCGGAGCGCGTCAAGGCGCTCGGCGACGAACTCGGCGTCGAGAGCCGTGCCTTCACGCTCGACGACCCCGCACTCGTGCGTGCCGCGCTCGACGGCATCACCGTGGTCCTGAACGTCGCCGGCCCCTTCCACCGCACCGCACGCCCGCTCATGGACGCCTCCATCGACCAGGGCGTCCACTACCTCGACACCACCGCCGAGTACGACGTCTTCGCCACCGCGCGCTCCCGGCACGCCGAGGCCACGGCCGCCGGCGTGATGGTCATGTCCGGCGTCGGCTGGGACGTCGTACCCAGTGACTCCGTGGCCGCCCACGCCGCCGCGCGCGTCACCGAACCCACCGCCCTGCGCCTCGCCCTCAAGCTCCTCAGCGCCACCCCCGAGGAGGCGCGCGGCCTGAACCTCTTCTCCCGCGGGTCCATCGTCAGCGCCACCGAGGGCATCGGCGACCTGGGCACACTGGTCCGTACCGACGGGGACATCGTCGCGCTGCCGGAGCCCAAGGTGGCCTCCTTCGACTTCGGCGACGACGGCCCGGAGGAGTCGGTGTCCGTGTCCATGGGCGACCTGATCACCAGTCACTACGCGCTGGGCATCCCCTCGATCGAGGTGTACGTGCAGATCGGGCAGCCCCTTCCCGTCGACCTCGACCTGGCGGCGCTGCCCGACGGGCCGACCGCGCGGGAGCGGGAGGTGGGACGCAGCAAGGTCGTCGCCGAGGTGACGGGCCGGGACGGCACCGTGGTCCGCTCCCTGATCGACACACCGACGGGGTACCGGTTCACCCAGCTCTCGTCCGTGGAGATCGCCCGCCGTGTGCTGGCCGGCTCCTTCACACCCGGTTTCCAGTCACCTTCCTCCGCCTACGGGCCCGAGCTGGCCCTGGCTGTCGGCGACACGCAGATCAAGGACCTGTAG
- a CDS encoding helix-turn-helix transcriptional regulator: MQQPQNELGAFLRANRARTEPTDVGLPAGGGSRRVAGLRREEVAVLAGVSADYYARLEQGRERNPSPQVVDAVGRAMRLTPDARTHLFRLAGLHPALTSAAGRDLVHPSLLHLLDAFPGAAAYVLSPAFDVLAKNAVATALLAPFEGTPNMVRVLFQHPRAREVFVDWAVVARATVHALRLHAGRFPDDPAIGGLVSELSRTAPDFLRLWQENEVENLARAYKVFVLPGAGRIELTYQTFDVHDAPGQQLLVGVPEPGSTSAAAIESLLAPAEQGSGS, encoded by the coding sequence ATGCAGCAGCCACAGAACGAACTCGGCGCCTTCCTGCGCGCGAACCGAGCCCGCACCGAACCGACCGATGTCGGTCTGCCCGCCGGTGGCGGCAGCCGCAGGGTCGCGGGTCTGCGACGGGAAGAGGTGGCCGTACTGGCCGGTGTGAGCGCCGACTACTACGCCCGCCTGGAACAGGGGCGTGAGCGCAACCCCTCACCCCAGGTGGTCGACGCGGTGGGCCGGGCCATGCGACTGACACCGGACGCGCGGACTCACCTCTTCCGGCTGGCCGGCCTGCACCCCGCGCTCACCTCGGCAGCGGGCCGCGACCTGGTCCACCCCTCGCTGCTGCACCTCCTGGACGCCTTCCCCGGGGCCGCCGCCTATGTCCTGAGCCCCGCCTTCGACGTACTCGCGAAGAACGCCGTCGCCACCGCGCTCCTCGCCCCCTTCGAGGGCACGCCGAACATGGTCCGGGTGCTGTTCCAGCACCCGCGGGCGCGCGAGGTCTTCGTCGACTGGGCCGTCGTGGCGCGCGCCACCGTGCACGCCCTGCGGCTGCACGCGGGCCGCTTCCCCGACGACCCCGCCATCGGCGGCCTGGTGTCCGAGCTGTCGCGGACGGCACCGGACTTCCTGCGCCTGTGGCAGGAGAACGAGGTGGAGAACCTGGCCCGCGCGTACAAGGTGTTCGTCCTGCCCGGCGCCGGCCGTATCGAGCTGACGTACCAGACCTTCGACGTGCACGACGCTCCCGGGCAGCAGCTCCTGGTCGGCGTACCCGAACCCGGCAGCACGAGCGCCGCGGCGATCGAGTCCCTCCTGGCTCCGGCCGAACAGGGGAGCGGTTCCTGA
- a CDS encoding MmyB family transcriptional regulator encodes MLSPSFDVLAANAEARALLSPLGGAGGPAGAGTQLNLIRALFTHPQARNYYARWPLAATASLHALRLNAARLPKDAAIAELVAELSAGTADFATAWQDGSAASLDRAYGTVAHPRAGRVALTYRVLGVQAAPGQRLLIGTPAPGSRSAEALVYLAAMGGQ; translated from the coding sequence GTGCTGAGCCCGTCCTTCGACGTCCTCGCGGCCAACGCGGAGGCGAGGGCACTGCTGTCGCCGCTCGGCGGTGCCGGCGGCCCGGCCGGTGCCGGCACACAACTGAACCTGATCCGCGCCCTGTTCACCCACCCGCAGGCCCGGAACTACTACGCCCGGTGGCCGCTGGCCGCGACCGCCTCGCTGCACGCACTACGCCTCAACGCGGCCCGGCTGCCGAAAGACGCCGCGATCGCCGAGCTCGTCGCCGAACTGTCCGCCGGCACGGCCGACTTCGCGACGGCGTGGCAGGACGGGTCGGCAGCCTCCCTGGACCGCGCGTACGGGACCGTCGCCCATCCCCGGGCCGGACGCGTCGCGCTCACGTACCGCGTCCTCGGTGTGCAGGCCGCCCCGGGACAGCGACTGCTGATCGGCACCCCTGCCCCGGGGAGCCGCAGCGCCGAGGCCCTCGTCTACCTGGCGGCCATGGGCGGGCAGTGA
- a CDS encoding DUF475 domain-containing protein: protein MLLKTFGWSFAVTALALVAAVFYGGWTGFGIVAILAILEISLSFDNAVVNAGILKKMNAFWQKIFLTVGVLIAVFGMRLVFPVVIVAVSASMGPIEAVDLALTDKDRYQQLVTDAHPSIAAFGGIFLLMIFLDFIFEDRDIKWLGWLERPLAKLGKVDMLSVCIALIVLLITSLTFAAHAHQHGGAHADKAETVLLSGIAGLVTYMIVGGLSGHFENRIEEDEEREQEAQGEAERTGKPRSAVALAGKAAFFMFLYLEVLDASFSFDGVIGAFAITNDIVLMALGLGTGAMYVRSLTVYLVRQGTLDDYVYLEHGAHYAIGALSVILLVTIQYEINEVITGLVGVVLIAWSFWSSARRNKALAEEGSEDPADPDKDRAGAATGS, encoded by the coding sequence GTGCTATTGAAAACCTTCGGCTGGTCGTTCGCGGTCACCGCGCTCGCCCTGGTCGCAGCGGTCTTCTACGGAGGGTGGACCGGCTTCGGCATCGTGGCGATCCTCGCCATCCTCGAAATCTCCCTGTCGTTCGACAACGCGGTCGTCAACGCCGGAATCCTGAAGAAGATGAACGCCTTCTGGCAGAAGATCTTCCTCACCGTCGGTGTCCTCATCGCCGTGTTCGGTATGCGACTGGTCTTCCCCGTCGTCATCGTGGCGGTCAGCGCCTCCATGGGCCCGATCGAGGCCGTCGACCTCGCCCTCACGGACAAGGACCGCTACCAGCAACTGGTCACCGACGCCCACCCGTCGATCGCCGCCTTCGGTGGCATCTTCCTGCTGATGATCTTCCTCGACTTCATCTTCGAGGACCGTGACATCAAATGGCTCGGCTGGCTGGAGCGGCCGCTCGCCAAGCTCGGCAAGGTCGACATGCTGTCGGTCTGCATCGCCCTGATCGTGCTGCTGATCACCTCCCTGACCTTCGCGGCCCACGCCCACCAGCACGGTGGCGCGCACGCCGACAAGGCGGAAACGGTCCTGCTCTCCGGTATCGCGGGCCTGGTCACGTACATGATCGTGGGCGGTCTCTCGGGTCACTTCGAGAACCGGATCGAGGAGGACGAGGAACGCGAGCAGGAGGCGCAGGGTGAGGCCGAACGCACCGGCAAACCCCGCTCCGCGGTCGCCCTGGCGGGCAAGGCCGCGTTCTTCATGTTCCTGTACCTCGAAGTCCTCGACGCCTCCTTCTCCTTCGACGGCGTGATCGGCGCGTTCGCCATCACCAACGACATCGTCCTGATGGCGCTGGGCCTCGGCACCGGCGCGATGTACGTCCGTTCGCTGACCGTGTACCTGGTCCGCCAGGGCACCCTCGACGACTACGTCTACCTGGAGCACGGCGCGCACTACGCGATCGGCGCCCTGTCCGTCATCCTCCTCGTCACCATCCAGTACGAGATCAACGAGGTGATCACCGGCCTGGTCGGCGTCGTCCTGATCGCCTGGTCCTTCTGGTCCTCCGCGCGCCGCAACAAGGCACTCGCCGAGGAGGGATCGGAGGACCCGGCCGATCCGGACAAGGACAGGGCCGGGGCCGCGACCGGTTCCTGA